In Bradyrhizobium sp. 170, the DNA window CGCGCACCAGATCCATTCACCCGACGCTGTCGTTGTGACCGGCCCCTGGCAAGACGACAAGCCGCGCGCCGACGCACTCGTCACCCGCACGGAGGGCATCGCGATCGGCGTCACCGCCGCGGATTGCGGACCCGTTCTATTTGCCGACGCAAGCGCGCGCGTGATCGGCGCGGCGCATGCCGGCTGGAAGGGCGCGCTGACCGGCGTGCTGGAATCGACCATCGACGCGATGGAGAAACTCGGCGCCGACCGCTCCGGCATCGTCGCCGCCATCGGCCCGCTGATCCGCCAGCACTCCTATGAGGTGGGTAGCGAATTCGTCGAGCGTTTCCTCGATGCCGACGCCGAGAATGGCGTGTTCTTCATCCCCTCGGTTCGATCAGGCCATGCCATGTTCGATCTCGCCGGCTTCATCCGCATGCGGCTGGAAAATGCCGGCGTGCTGATGATCGACGACATCGGCGTCGACACCTATTCCGACGAGCGCTTCTACAGCTACCGCCGC includes these proteins:
- the pgeF gene encoding peptidoglycan editing factor PgeF, which codes for MTFGSSLLAAIPGLRHAFFTREGGVSGGIYEGLNGGLGSNDDPASVAENRRRMAEQMGVAPERLLSAHQIHSPDAVVVTGPWQDDKPRADALVTRTEGIAIGVTAADCGPVLFADASARVIGAAHAGWKGALTGVLESTIDAMEKLGADRSGIVAAIGPLIRQHSYEVGSEFVERFLDADAENGVFFIPSVRSGHAMFDLAGFIRMRLENAGVLMIDDIGVDTYSDERFYSYRRSVHRKEPDYGRHVHAIALTGE